The Enterobacter asburiae genome window below encodes:
- a CDS encoding GntR family transcriptional regulator produces MEQAHTRLIAQLNERIAAPDNTPLYLKFAETVKNAVRSGVLEHGNILPGERDLSQLTGVSRITVRKAMQALEEEGVVTRSRGYGTQINNIFEYSLKEARGFSQQVVLRGQKPNTLWVNKRVVKCPEEVANHLSIPPDSEVFLLKRIRYVDDDAVSIEESWVPVGLIPDPDAIGISLYDYFRSQNIFPQRTRSRVSARMPDSEFQSHIKMDEKIPVLVIKQVALDQQHRPIEYSISYCRSDLYVFVCEE; encoded by the coding sequence ATGGAACAAGCGCATACCCGGTTAATCGCTCAACTGAATGAACGGATCGCCGCGCCTGACAACACGCCGCTGTACCTGAAATTTGCCGAAACGGTAAAAAACGCGGTGCGCAGCGGGGTGCTGGAGCACGGGAATATTTTGCCCGGCGAGCGCGATCTGAGCCAGTTAACCGGGGTGTCGCGCATCACCGTGCGAAAGGCGATGCAGGCGCTGGAGGAAGAGGGCGTGGTGACGCGCTCCCGTGGCTATGGCACGCAAATCAACAACATCTTTGAATATTCGCTGAAAGAGGCGCGCGGTTTTTCCCAGCAGGTAGTGCTGCGCGGTCAAAAGCCCAATACGCTGTGGGTCAACAAGCGGGTGGTGAAGTGCCCGGAAGAGGTCGCAAACCACCTGTCTATACCTCCGGACAGTGAGGTCTTTTTGCTCAAGCGCATTCGCTATGTGGATGACGATGCGGTGTCGATTGAAGAGTCCTGGGTGCCGGTTGGCCTCATTCCCGATCCCGATGCGATTGGCATTTCGCTGTACGATTACTTCCGCAGTCAGAATATTTTTCCGCAGCGCACCCGTTCACGGGTTAGCGCCCGAATGCCGGACAGCGAGTTTCAGTCGCACATTAAGATGGACGAAAAAATACCGGTGCTGGTGATCAAGCAGGTTGCGCTTGACCAACAGCACCGGCCGATTGAGTACAGCATCAGCTACTGCCGCAGCGATCTATACGTCTTTGTATGCGAGGAATAA
- the thiM gene encoding hydroxyethylthiazole kinase, producing the protein MQPDLLDLHVLHHFRTRSPLTHCMTNDVVQTFTANVLLALGASPAMVIEAEEAEQFAAIADALLINVGTLTSPRAQAMRRAIESAVAADKPWTLDPVAAGALTFRTRFCHQILALKPAAIRGNASEILALAGMSAGGRGVDTTDTAASAVPAAQALARQTNAIVVVTGEVDYITDGQRTRTVTGGDPLMTRVVGTGCALSAVVAASCSLPGDRMDNVTAACGWMKRAGTVAVAQSRGPGSFASAFLDALYTLEEQA; encoded by the coding sequence ATGCAGCCTGACCTGCTCGATTTACACGTTTTACACCACTTCCGAACCCGTTCTCCGCTGACCCACTGTATGACCAACGATGTCGTACAGACCTTTACGGCCAACGTTTTGCTGGCGCTTGGCGCATCACCCGCGATGGTGATTGAGGCCGAAGAGGCTGAACAGTTCGCCGCCATCGCCGATGCGCTCCTGATTAACGTTGGCACGCTGACCTCGCCGCGTGCCCAGGCGATGCGTCGGGCAATAGAAAGCGCGGTGGCTGCAGACAAGCCCTGGACGCTGGACCCGGTTGCTGCGGGCGCCCTGACGTTCCGCACCCGTTTTTGCCATCAAATCCTTGCCCTGAAACCGGCCGCCATTCGCGGCAATGCCTCTGAAATTCTTGCCCTTGCCGGAATGAGCGCGGGCGGGCGCGGCGTTGATACGACCGATACCGCAGCCAGCGCGGTGCCTGCCGCGCAGGCTTTGGCGCGTCAGACGAATGCAATTGTCGTGGTCACGGGAGAAGTGGATTACATCACCGACGGACAACGCACACGCACGGTTACGGGCGGCGATCCGTTGATGACGCGCGTAGTGGGAACTGGATGCGCGCTTTCTGCCGTTGTGGCGGCGAGCTGTTCGCTGCCGGGCGACCGGATGGATAACGTCACCGCCGCCTGCGGATGGATGAAGCGAGCCGGAACGGTGGCCGTTGCGCAGTCGCGTGGCCCGGGCAGTTTTGCCAGCGCGTTCCTCGACGCGCTCTACACGCTGGAGGAGCAGGCATGA
- the fbaB gene encoding class I fructose-bisphosphate aldolase has product MTDIAQLLGKDADSLLQHRCMTIPADQLYLPGHDYVDRVMIDNNRPPAVLRNMQTLYNTGRLGGTGYLSILPVDQGVEHSAGASFAANPLYFDPKNIVELAIEAGCNCVASTYGVLASVSRRYAHRIPFLVKLNHNETLSYPTEYDQTLYASVEQAFNMGAVAVGATIYFGSEQSRRQIEEISAAFERAHELGMVTVLWAYLRNNAFKKDGVDYHVSADLTGQANHLAATIGADIVKQKMAENNGGYKAVNFGYTDDRVYSKLTSDNPIDLVRYQLANCYMGRAGLINSGGAAGGDTDLSDAVRTAVINKRAGGMGLILGRKAFKKSMADGVKLINAVQDVYLDSKVTIA; this is encoded by the coding sequence ATGACTGATATTGCGCAGTTGCTTGGCAAAGACGCCGACAGCCTTTTACAGCATCGTTGTATGACCATTCCAGCCGACCAGCTGTATCTGCCTGGTCACGACTACGTTGACCGCGTGATGATCGATAACAACCGTCCGCCTGCGGTCCTGCGAAATATGCAGACGCTCTACAACACCGGGCGGCTCGGCGGCACCGGGTATCTCTCTATTCTGCCGGTGGACCAGGGCGTTGAGCACTCGGCGGGCGCCTCTTTCGCGGCGAATCCGCTCTACTTCGATCCGAAGAACATTGTTGAGCTGGCCATTGAAGCGGGCTGTAACTGCGTGGCCTCTACCTACGGCGTGCTGGCCTCGGTTTCGCGTCGCTACGCCCACCGCATTCCGTTTCTTGTGAAGCTGAACCACAACGAAACCCTTAGCTACCCAACCGAATATGACCAGACCCTTTACGCCAGCGTCGAGCAGGCGTTCAACATGGGCGCGGTGGCGGTAGGGGCGACCATCTATTTCGGCTCCGAACAGTCCCGTCGTCAGATTGAAGAGATCTCCGCGGCGTTTGAGCGCGCGCACGAGCTGGGCATGGTCACCGTACTGTGGGCGTATCTGCGCAACAACGCGTTCAAGAAAGACGGCGTGGATTACCACGTGTCGGCCGACCTGACCGGGCAGGCGAACCACCTTGCGGCGACCATCGGCGCAGATATTGTGAAGCAGAAAATGGCCGAGAATAACGGCGGCTATAAAGCGGTGAACTTTGGCTACACCGACGATCGCGTTTACAGCAAGTTGACCAGCGATAACCCGATCGATCTGGTGCGCTACCAGCTGGCGAACTGCTACATGGGCCGCGCGGGGCTGATTAACTCCGGCGGCGCGGCGGGCGGTGATACCGACCTGTCAGACGCGGTGCGTACGGCGGTTATCAACAAACGCGCGGGCGGCATGGGGCTGATCCTTGGCCGTAAGGCGTTTAAGAAATCGATGGCCGACGGCGTGAAGCTGATCAATGCGGTTCAGGACGTCTATCTGGACAGCAAAGTCACGATTGCCTGA
- a CDS encoding PfkB family carbohydrate kinase, whose amino-acid sequence MNSFAQRLDTLHAARPVTVLGAAVIDVIADAYALPWRGCDIELKQQGVNIGGCALNIAIALKRLGIASQNALPVGHGVWADIIRNAMAKQDLHSAIAAETGDNGWCLALVEPDGERTFMSFSGVENQWQQRWLDVLNIPSNSLVYLSGYQLASPCGELLTRWLEGLQDVTAFIDFGPRIADIPDALMARIMACRPIVSLNRQEAGIAAERLGVAAENLGVEWQHRFGAALIVRHDKDGAAWYDGNASGVVPAFPATVVDTIGAGDSHAGGTLAGLAAGWSLADAVLLGNAVASWVVSHRGGDCAPTRDELFLAYKDV is encoded by the coding sequence ATGAATTCATTTGCCCAACGTCTCGACACCCTGCACGCCGCGCGACCAGTGACGGTGCTGGGCGCGGCGGTGATTGACGTCATCGCCGACGCCTACGCCCTGCCCTGGCGCGGGTGCGATATCGAGCTCAAACAGCAGGGCGTTAATATTGGCGGCTGCGCGCTAAACATTGCCATCGCCCTGAAACGGCTCGGCATTGCGTCGCAAAACGCCCTGCCCGTCGGTCACGGCGTCTGGGCGGATATTATTCGCAACGCCATGGCGAAGCAGGATCTGCACAGCGCCATTGCGGCCGAAACCGGCGATAACGGCTGGTGCCTGGCGCTGGTGGAGCCAGACGGCGAGCGCACCTTCATGTCCTTTAGCGGCGTGGAGAACCAGTGGCAGCAGCGCTGGCTTGATGTGCTTAACATCCCGTCGAACAGCCTGGTCTATTTATCCGGCTATCAGCTGGCTTCGCCGTGCGGCGAGCTGCTGACACGCTGGCTGGAGGGGTTGCAGGACGTGACGGCATTTATCGATTTCGGCCCCCGCATCGCGGATATTCCCGACGCGCTGATGGCGCGGATTATGGCCTGCAGGCCGATCGTGTCGCTCAATCGTCAGGAAGCGGGGATCGCAGCCGAACGGCTGGGTGTAGCGGCTGAAAACCTGGGTGTGGAGTGGCAGCATCGCTTCGGCGCCGCGCTGATTGTGCGCCATGATAAAGACGGCGCCGCGTGGTATGACGGTAATGCCTCAGGCGTTGTTCCGGCGTTTCCGGCAACGGTTGTGGATACCATTGGCGCTGGCGACAGCCACGCGGGCGGCACGCTTGCCGGGCTGGCGGCGGGATGGTCACTGGCAGATGCCGTTCTGCTGGGGAATGCCGTGGCGTCCTGGGTAGTCAGCCACCGCGGCGGGGACTGCGCCCCGACTCGCGACGAATTATTCCTCGCATACAAAGACGTATAG
- a CDS encoding ADP-ribosylglycohydrolase family protein gives MKQERVLGALYGQALGDAMGMPSELWPRKRVKAHFGWIDRFLPGPAENNAACYFKQAEFTDDTSMALCLADAIIECEGDINADVIGKHILRWALDFDAFNKNVLGPTSKIALNAIRDGKPVSELENNGVTNGAAMRASPLGCLLPATRLEHFVEQVALASSPTHKSDLAIAGAVVIAWAISRAVDGESWQNIVDALPGIARYAQEAKTTTFSASLAARIELALKTVREANGVESASEQVYQLVGAGTSTIESVPAAIAMVELAETDPNRCAILCANLGGDTDTIGAMATAICGALHGVQAIDPTLKAELDAVNRLDFGLYCEKLLHYREQREGV, from the coding sequence ATGAAACAAGAACGTGTTCTCGGTGCTCTTTACGGGCAGGCGTTAGGGGATGCGATGGGCATGCCGTCGGAGCTGTGGCCGAGAAAGCGCGTCAAGGCACACTTCGGCTGGATCGACCGCTTTTTACCCGGCCCGGCAGAGAATAATGCGGCCTGCTATTTCAAACAGGCAGAGTTCACTGACGATACCTCAATGGCGCTGTGCCTGGCGGATGCGATTATCGAGTGTGAGGGAGACATTAACGCGGACGTTATCGGCAAGCATATTCTGCGCTGGGCGCTCGATTTCGATGCGTTTAATAAGAACGTGCTCGGCCCGACCTCCAAAATCGCGCTTAACGCGATTCGCGACGGCAAGCCGGTGAGCGAACTGGAAAACAACGGCGTGACCAACGGGGCGGCGATGCGCGCCTCCCCGCTGGGCTGCCTGCTTCCGGCCACGCGTCTGGAACACTTTGTTGAGCAGGTGGCGCTGGCCTCCAGCCCGACCCATAAATCCGATCTCGCCATTGCCGGCGCGGTGGTGATTGCCTGGGCGATTTCCCGCGCAGTCGACGGCGAAAGCTGGCAGAACATCGTCGATGCCCTGCCGGGTATCGCCCGCTATGCGCAGGAGGCGAAAACCACCACCTTCAGCGCGTCGCTCGCAGCACGTATTGAGCTGGCGCTGAAGACCGTGCGGGAAGCCAACGGGGTTGAGTCCGCCAGCGAGCAGGTGTACCAGCTCGTGGGGGCCGGAACCAGCACCATTGAGTCCGTTCCGGCGGCCATTGCGATGGTCGAACTGGCGGAAACCGATCCAAACCGCTGCGCCATTTTATGCGCCAATCTGGGCGGCGATACCGACACCATTGGCGCAATGGCGACGGCCATCTGCGGTGCGCTCCACGGCGTGCAGGCGATTGACCCGACGCTCAAAGCCGAACTCGACGCCGTCAACCGGCTCGATTTCGGCCTCTATTGCGAGAAACTGCTGCACTACCGGGAGCAAAGGGAGGGCGTATGA
- a CDS encoding nucleoside permease, with the protein MKTKVQLSFMMFVEWFIWGAWFVPLWLWLSKSGFTAGEIGWSYACTAIAAILSPILVGSLTDRFFAAQKVLSVLMFAGAILMYFAAQQTQFSTFFPLLLVYSLTYMPTIALTNSIAFANVDDVEADFPRIRVMGTIGWIASGLACGFLPQLLGYSDISDTNIPLLMTAASSALLGVFALFLPNTPPKSTGKLDFKVMLGLDALILLRDRNFLVFFFCSFLFAMPLAFYYIFANGYLTEVGMKNATGWMTLGQFSEIFFMLALPFFTKRFGIKKVLLLGLITAAIRYGFFVYGGAEQYFTYALLFLGILLHGVSYDFYYVTAYIYVDKKAPVHMRTAAQGLITLCCQGFGSLLGYRLGGVMMEKMFAYKEPVNGLTFNWAGMWTFGAIMIAVIAVLFMLFFRESDKEIAAIEVVDSDAALTQGEVK; encoded by the coding sequence ATGAAAACGAAAGTCCAACTGTCATTCATGATGTTTGTTGAATGGTTTATCTGGGGCGCGTGGTTTGTGCCGCTGTGGCTGTGGCTGAGCAAAAGCGGTTTTACCGCCGGGGAAATCGGCTGGTCTTACGCCTGTACCGCCATTGCCGCGATCCTCTCGCCGATTCTGGTCGGCTCGCTGACGGACCGCTTCTTCGCCGCGCAGAAAGTGCTGTCAGTGCTGATGTTCGCCGGAGCCATTCTGATGTACTTCGCCGCACAGCAAACCCAGTTCAGCACCTTCTTCCCGCTGCTGCTGGTTTACTCCCTGACCTATATGCCAACCATCGCGCTGACCAACAGTATCGCCTTTGCCAACGTGGACGACGTCGAGGCCGATTTCCCGCGCATCCGCGTGATGGGCACCATCGGCTGGATCGCCTCCGGGCTGGCGTGCGGGTTCCTGCCGCAGCTGCTGGGCTACAGCGATATTTCCGATACCAATATCCCGCTGCTGATGACTGCAGCCAGCTCCGCCCTGCTCGGCGTCTTTGCCCTGTTCCTGCCGAACACCCCGCCGAAGAGCACCGGCAAGCTGGATTTCAAAGTGATGCTGGGGCTGGACGCGCTGATCCTGCTGCGCGACAGAAACTTTCTGGTGTTCTTCTTCTGCTCGTTCCTGTTCGCCATGCCGCTGGCCTTCTATTACATCTTCGCCAACGGCTATCTCACCGAAGTGGGGATGAAAAACGCCACCGGCTGGATGACGCTCGGCCAGTTCTCCGAAATCTTCTTTATGCTCGCCCTGCCGTTCTTTACCAAACGCTTTGGTATTAAGAAGGTCTTACTGCTGGGTCTGATCACCGCGGCCATCCGCTACGGGTTCTTCGTTTACGGCGGAGCGGAACAGTACTTCACCTACGCCCTGCTGTTCCTCGGCATTCTGCTGCACGGCGTGAGCTACGACTTCTATTACGTCACCGCGTACATTTACGTGGACAAAAAAGCGCCGGTGCACATGCGCACCGCCGCGCAGGGCCTGATTACGCTGTGCTGTCAGGGCTTTGGTAGCCTGCTGGGCTACCGCCTGGGCGGCGTGATGATGGAAAAAATGTTCGCATACAAAGAGCCGGTGAATGGGCTGACCTTCAACTGGGCCGGAATGTGGACGTTTGGTGCAATCATGATTGCCGTGATTGCCGTGCTGTTTATGCTGTTTTTCCGCGAATCGGATAAAGAGATCGCCGCAATTGAGGTGGTTGATAGCGATGCCGCGCTGACACAAGGGGAAGTTAAATGA
- a CDS encoding YadA-like family protein, with product MRVTKITVFALSVIFSGSMNVANAANVDINLNDNVNNPGTSIQIQGTDNTAYNLDNINGDNVRQDGQIYNLQGDRDRLQDEIDVSKGNISTNTANISSLQTTVSNVDQDAKLAGALADTANKKGVAALQGVLTNVTAITNIETVNAVQDSRLATVEATNGMQDGRLLALENAPKPTNGVDGKDGAKGDKGDTGATGAQGVAGINGRDGANGKDGKDGKNGMTTTVTRTQVDTATQAKVATNSQALMAEAQELQATKQTLQALNNNTNQQFKSLHEEVDNNKKEANAGISGAMAMAGLPQVQTNQRVMFSAGGATYNGESALAVGPLLTLTNIWLLK from the coding sequence ATGAGAGTTACTAAAATTACTGTTTTTGCGCTTAGCGTTATTTTCTCTGGTTCAATGAATGTAGCTAATGCAGCTAATGTAGACATAAATCTTAATGATAATGTCAACAATCCAGGTACTTCTATTCAGATTCAGGGCACTGATAACACCGCTTATAATCTGGATAACATTAATGGGGATAACGTAAGGCAAGATGGGCAGATCTATAACTTGCAAGGTGATCGCGATCGTTTGCAAGACGAGATTGACGTAAGCAAAGGTAATATCAGTACTAACACCGCTAATATTTCCTCTCTTCAAACTACGGTTTCTAACGTCGATCAGGACGCTAAGTTAGCTGGTGCCCTTGCTGATACCGCTAATAAAAAAGGTGTTGCGGCGTTACAGGGCGTGCTGACTAACGTAACTGCAATTACTAATATTGAAACTGTTAACGCTGTGCAAGATAGTCGCCTTGCAACTGTTGAAGCGACTAACGGTATGCAAGATGGCCGCCTGTTAGCTCTTGAGAATGCACCAAAACCAACTAACGGCGTAGATGGAAAAGATGGTGCGAAAGGTGATAAAGGCGATACCGGCGCGACAGGTGCACAGGGCGTTGCCGGAATTAACGGACGTGACGGAGCGAATGGTAAAGACGGCAAAGATGGAAAAAATGGCATGACGACCACCGTGACACGAACGCAGGTAGACACGGCAACACAGGCTAAAGTCGCTACTAATAGCCAGGCTCTTATGGCCGAGGCTCAGGAGCTGCAGGCAACCAAACAGACATTACAGGCACTGAATAACAACACTAACCAGCAATTTAAATCGCTGCATGAGGAAGTCGATAATAATAAGAAGGAAGCAAACGCAGGTATCAGCGGCGCGATGGCGATGGCCGGTTTACCTCAGGTGCAAACGAATCAGCGCGTAATGTTCTCGGCTGGCGGGGCGACTTACAACGGTGAAAGCGCTTTAGCGGTTGGGCCTCTGTTAACTTTAACAAACATATGGTTGCTAAAGTGA
- the thiD gene encoding bifunctional hydroxymethylpyrimidine kinase/phosphomethylpyrimidine kinase, with the protein MKRINALTIAGTDPSGGAGIQADLKTFSALGAYGCSVITALVAQNTRGVQSVYRIDPDFVAAQLDSVFSDVRIDTTKIGMLAETDIVEAVAERLKRYQVQNVVLDTVMLAKSGDPLLSTSAVETLRTKLLPQVALITPNLPEAAALLGTSHAQTEREMKAQGNALLAMGCGAVLMKGGHLDDAESPDWLFTRDGEVRFTAPRVQTKNTHGTGCTLSAALAALRPRHDGWADTVREAKIWLSAALAKADTLEVGHGIGPVHHFHAWW; encoded by the coding sequence ATGAAGCGGATTAACGCCCTGACCATTGCCGGCACCGATCCCAGCGGTGGCGCTGGGATCCAGGCTGACCTCAAAACCTTCTCGGCCCTTGGCGCGTACGGCTGCTCGGTCATTACCGCGCTGGTGGCGCAAAACACGCGCGGCGTGCAGTCGGTCTACCGTATCGATCCGGATTTTGTTGCCGCGCAGCTGGATTCGGTATTCAGCGACGTGCGCATCGATACCACCAAGATCGGCATGCTGGCCGAGACGGACATTGTGGAAGCGGTGGCCGAGCGGCTTAAGCGCTATCAGGTGCAAAACGTGGTGCTGGATACCGTCATGCTGGCTAAAAGCGGCGATCCGCTGCTCTCCACCTCCGCCGTGGAGACGCTGCGTACAAAGCTACTGCCGCAGGTGGCGCTTATCACGCCTAATCTTCCGGAAGCCGCCGCGCTGTTAGGCACATCGCACGCGCAAACTGAACGCGAGATGAAAGCACAGGGGAACGCGCTGCTGGCGATGGGCTGCGGGGCGGTGCTGATGAAGGGCGGTCATCTTGACGACGCTGAAAGCCCGGACTGGCTCTTTACCCGCGATGGCGAAGTACGTTTTACCGCTCCGCGCGTGCAGACCAAAAACACCCACGGCACGGGCTGTACGCTCTCCGCCGCGCTGGCGGCGCTGCGCCCGCGGCATGACGGCTGGGCCGATACGGTGCGCGAAGCGAAAATCTGGCTCTCGGCGGCGCTGGCAAAAGCCGATACTCTGGAAGTGGGTCACGGTATTGGGCCGGTTCATCATTTTCATGCATGGTGGTAA